In Paenibacillus sp. J23TS9, a single genomic region encodes these proteins:
- a CDS encoding helix-turn-helix domain-containing protein, which produces MKNNSMFVKLLLSMTAIALITVVLISSVTYMISANNSVRNSIGYNESVLAQQQELIQKELTTIRNAANSLLMAQSYLYQTIGGKLSVSSLIDLSALVEEQKKLSPYIDSIYLYYAPLELVLTSRPEVKTSPILSFADQSWLDTLNQDTGSRTVWLTGRQNGFAPDHPATSLLQKMPLIGHVDGAIVINLNLDRLFADYLSHYKSKKGTIMVIGPQGELLYSDAPDGETLLQQLDAEQITPDSGYYIGDSDQIVTYTTSNMTGWRFVDITERSVLLQGMNGIKIIVWTVAILYITVAVAISYYLSRRLYRPLQSVISYIVSSEESERRDKSGAPRRTDEAGYIRHSFEQMTRHHDILMKEKRKVDELLIGNRTAIKEKYLNDLIHGAGREEPVSGPDHAAELLGLKLDFDRYAILILELEEHDPMMGTEDIFHSHLLQYGLMEELGEDIDGEIFVKDSRHTVILLSLQPDADDTFPMEQARSLKLYFHSRYGISVTIAVSRVHFGEPSVRAAYNETQEALNMKIYIGKGEILPYSILDEWKSEEGSYYYPYELETKLQQSLLQTDKEECTAVIRSITREVLDQRLGRANIHQLYVQLSGELVKTLVQTGGEVTAVFGEKSSYTEALARAETVQDMEECVLTMCSKIIDYHREKRSKMTDVTLQLATEYMDNNFNNNISVDSVAEHVKRSTSYLGRIFKESKGMTVNDYLIQLRIKRAMELLKQTDVSVEEICREIGYANVSYFNKIFKARTGLTPGQFRHQQAAEQRLAQGQGPKTS; this is translated from the coding sequence ATGAAGAATAATTCCATGTTCGTAAAACTGCTCTTATCCATGACCGCCATTGCTCTAATCACTGTTGTTCTCATTTCATCAGTCACTTACATGATATCTGCAAATAACAGTGTTCGTAACTCCATCGGATACAATGAATCCGTCTTGGCTCAGCAGCAGGAGCTGATTCAAAAGGAGCTGACCACCATTAGAAATGCAGCCAACAGTCTGCTAATGGCTCAATCCTACTTGTACCAGACCATAGGAGGTAAGCTCTCCGTAAGTTCATTAATCGATTTATCCGCGCTTGTGGAAGAGCAAAAAAAGCTCAGTCCCTACATCGATTCCATTTATTTGTACTATGCCCCGCTCGAGCTTGTCCTGACATCACGTCCGGAGGTAAAGACTTCTCCTATATTGAGCTTTGCCGATCAATCCTGGCTGGATACTTTAAATCAAGATACGGGATCTCGTACGGTGTGGTTAACCGGAAGGCAGAATGGTTTTGCTCCGGATCATCCTGCGACCTCCCTGCTTCAGAAGATGCCACTGATCGGCCATGTGGATGGCGCCATCGTCATTAATTTGAATCTGGATCGACTCTTTGCCGACTACTTAAGTCATTACAAGAGCAAAAAAGGCACCATCATGGTGATCGGTCCGCAAGGTGAACTTCTCTATTCCGATGCTCCTGACGGAGAAACGCTCCTTCAGCAATTGGATGCAGAACAGATCACACCCGACAGCGGCTACTATATCGGCGACTCCGATCAGATCGTGACCTACACGACATCGAATATGACAGGCTGGCGATTCGTCGATATCACCGAGCGATCCGTCCTTCTGCAAGGCATGAACGGTATTAAAATCATCGTTTGGACCGTCGCCATCCTATACATTACGGTTGCTGTTGCGATTTCCTATTATTTATCGAGAAGATTATATCGCCCGCTTCAAAGCGTGATTTCCTATATCGTGAGCTCTGAAGAATCCGAACGGCGCGACAAATCCGGCGCCCCAAGACGTACTGACGAAGCTGGCTATATCCGTCATTCATTTGAGCAGATGACACGACACCACGATATCTTAATGAAAGAGAAGCGAAAAGTGGATGAACTCCTCATCGGCAACCGTACGGCCATTAAGGAAAAGTATTTGAACGATTTAATCCATGGCGCCGGTCGGGAAGAACCTGTTAGCGGACCCGACCATGCGGCAGAGCTGCTTGGATTAAAGCTTGATTTCGATCGTTATGCCATCCTGATCCTCGAACTGGAAGAGCATGATCCGATGATGGGAACGGAGGATATATTCCATTCCCATCTGCTCCAGTACGGTCTGATGGAAGAACTGGGAGAAGATATCGACGGAGAAATCTTTGTCAAAGACAGCAGGCATACGGTCATCCTCCTCTCCTTACAACCGGATGCCGATGATACCTTTCCGATGGAACAAGCCCGGAGTCTCAAACTATATTTTCACAGTCGTTACGGTATCTCCGTGACCATCGCTGTCAGTCGCGTTCACTTCGGAGAGCCATCCGTGCGTGCGGCTTACAACGAGACTCAGGAGGCATTAAATATGAAAATATACATTGGTAAGGGCGAAATTCTGCCTTATTCTATTCTGGATGAATGGAAATCGGAAGAAGGTTCCTACTATTATCCTTATGAACTTGAGACGAAGCTGCAGCAATCCCTTTTGCAGACGGATAAAGAGGAATGTACCGCTGTGATCCGATCCATCACCCGGGAGGTGCTGGACCAAAGGTTGGGTAGAGCCAATATTCACCAGCTGTATGTGCAATTAAGCGGCGAGCTGGTTAAAACACTCGTTCAGACCGGCGGTGAGGTGACCGCTGTTTTCGGCGAAAAATCATCCTATACCGAAGCTTTGGCGCGCGCGGAAACTGTACAGGATATGGAGGAATGCGTCTTAACGATGTGCAGTAAGATCATTGACTACCATCGAGAGAAACGCTCTAAAATGACGGATGTGACGCTTCAGCTCGCCACGGAATACATGGACAACAATTTCAACAACAATATATCCGTGGATAGTGTGGCGGAACATGTAAAACGCAGCACGTCCTACTTGGGACGCATCTTCAAGGAGTCCAAGGGCATGACCGTCAATGATTATCTCATCCAGCTTCGCATTAAGCGAGCCATGGAGCTGTTGAAGCAGACAGACGTCTCCGTGGAGGAGATTTGCCGGGAGATCGGGTACGCGAACGTCAGCTATTTCAACAAAATCTTCAAAGCCAGAACGGGACTTACCCCGGGACAATTCCGGCACCAACAGGCGGCGGAACAACGCCTGGCCCAGGGACAGGGTCCAAAAACATCCTAA
- a CDS encoding helix-turn-helix domain-containing protein, producing MDWLQRMNHAIDYIEDNLGNNIDYEQIARIALCSVYQFQRMFSFVLGVSLSEYIRRRRLTLAAFDLKNRQNKVTDIALKYGYETPESFSRAFQNLHGLTPTSARNAESQLKAYPRISFQMILKGVAEMNYRIEKRDAFQIFGLEDIYTYDNIANPQGVSIPEVWQNISKNGEFDRLRQSVIGDWWREGNFSKELGAVFAFDSYKFTSNTTFPYLIGCYKSEDSGVTGYTVVNVPASTWAVFSTLSDENGSGNYDLRSLKNRVFSEWLQTSNFNILDGGNFEMYCTNKEGYEYCELWFRIEEKQIG from the coding sequence GTGGATTGGCTTCAACGTATGAACCACGCTATTGACTATATTGAAGACAACTTAGGAAATAATATTGATTATGAACAGATTGCTAGAATTGCTCTATGTTCTGTTTATCAATTTCAACGCATGTTTTCATTTGTACTTGGAGTATCTTTATCAGAATATATCAGACGCAGAAGGCTTACCCTTGCCGCCTTTGATCTAAAAAACAGACAGAATAAAGTGACTGATATAGCCTTGAAATATGGATATGAAACGCCGGAATCATTTTCGCGAGCATTTCAAAATCTGCATGGATTGACTCCCACATCAGCGCGCAATGCAGAAAGTCAGTTAAAAGCCTATCCACGCATCTCCTTCCAAATGATATTAAAAGGAGTTGCCGAGATGAATTATCGTATTGAGAAACGGGATGCTTTTCAAATTTTTGGGTTAGAGGATATATACACTTACGATAATATTGCGAACCCGCAGGGCGTATCTATACCGGAGGTTTGGCAAAACATTAGCAAGAATGGCGAGTTTGACAGATTACGCCAGTCGGTAATAGGGGATTGGTGGCGCGAAGGTAATTTCAGCAAGGAGCTTGGAGCTGTTTTTGCATTCGATTCCTACAAATTCACAAGTAATACCACGTTTCCTTATCTTATCGGGTGTTACAAATCGGAGGACAGCGGGGTCACTGGATATACTGTTGTTAATGTTCCAGCATCTACCTGGGCCGTATTTTCAACATTAAGTGATGAGAATGGCAGTGGCAATTACGATTTGCGCTCATTAAAAAATCGGGTATTTTCTGAATGGCTACAAACATCAAATTTTAATATTCTAGACGGCGGCAATTTTGAAATGTATTGTACAAATAAAGAAGGTTATGAGTATTGTGAGTTATGGTTCCGAATTGAGGAAAAGCAAATAGGATAA
- a CDS encoding ATP-binding protein, which yields MKGEYKLHDDFEIDDFINQADVSVPLVAMMCGVAGSGKTTFAQRLEKRGFVRLSIDEEIWATHGRYGIDYPIEMYEQLKVEAELKLRNELVNLLNEKRNVVVDFSFWQRKRRNEYKKLIEVGGGLWKLIYLKVHPNELRERLRIRSQRFDANAAFTITEEILSSFLEGFEIPSGEGEIIIETKA from the coding sequence ATGAAAGGAGAATATAAGTTGCATGACGATTTTGAAATAGATGATTTTATTAACCAAGCAGATGTTTCCGTTCCATTAGTAGCCATGATGTGTGGAGTAGCAGGATCCGGAAAAACAACATTTGCTCAAAGATTAGAGAAGAGAGGTTTTGTACGTCTTTCCATTGATGAAGAAATATGGGCTACGCATGGTCGTTACGGAATTGACTACCCAATTGAAATGTACGAGCAATTAAAAGTTGAAGCCGAGTTAAAGTTGCGTAATGAACTAGTCAATCTTTTGAATGAAAAGCGTAATGTGGTTGTCGATTTCAGTTTTTGGCAACGAAAGAGACGAAATGAATATAAGAAGTTAATTGAAGTTGGAGGAGGATTGTGGAAACTTATATATTTGAAAGTTCATCCTAATGAATTACGTGAACGACTTCGTATTCGGAGTCAGAGATTCGATGCAAATGCAGCATTTACAATAACTGAAGAAATATTATCTTCATTCCTGGAGGGTTTTGAAATACCTTCTGGAGAAGGGGAAATTATCATAGAAACAAAAGCGTAA
- a CDS encoding MerR family transcriptional regulator produces MEKQYSIKEVSRILGIPKDTLRYYDRIGIVSPSRGHNSYRRYSRDDIVDLMNIQIMQYADFSLEEIKGKFQFHRMQSVDPAYCQEVAEFLDVKKAETRKKIAHLEKVSQLLDVAVKTLRDFNFESDQRLAVFVREIYRDLHKKEPEITKEDCDGNQN; encoded by the coding sequence ATGGAAAAACAATATTCTATAAAAGAGGTTTCACGGATACTTGGTATCCCGAAGGATACGCTGCGGTACTATGACCGTATTGGAATCGTATCGCCGTCCCGGGGACACAATTCTTATCGCAGGTATTCTAGGGACGACATCGTCGATTTAATGAATATTCAAATCATGCAGTATGCGGACTTTTCTCTAGAAGAAATCAAGGGGAAGTTTCAGTTCCACAGAATGCAGAGTGTAGATCCTGCTTATTGCCAGGAGGTCGCTGAGTTCCTTGATGTCAAAAAAGCAGAAACACGCAAGAAAATCGCACATCTTGAAAAGGTCAGTCAGTTGCTTGACGTAGCCGTTAAAACGCTAAGGGACTTTAATTTTGAAAGTGACCAGCGGCTGGCAGTGTTCGTTCGGGAGATTTACCGGGATCTTCACAAGAAGGAACCTGAAATAACTAAGGAGGATTGTGATGGAAATCAAAATTAA
- a CDS encoding GNAT family N-acetyltransferase, translating to MQQVDVIKVQEDQKSILRQLIELYEYDFSEYNDQDVNDYGVYGYKYLDHYWTDENRYPFFVKIDNNYAGFVLINSHSYLHKDDKAKSIAEFFIMRKYRRRGNGKKAAIKIFDMFRGHWEVLQHGNNGPSKSFWKGVIEEYTKGNFELLDVETEDWKGQGYIFNNGVR from the coding sequence ATGCAGCAGGTTGATGTCATCAAGGTTCAAGAGGATCAAAAGTCTATACTAAGACAATTGATCGAATTATATGAATACGATTTTAGTGAATATAATGATCAAGATGTCAATGATTATGGAGTCTATGGATATAAGTATCTCGACCATTATTGGACTGATGAAAACAGATATCCTTTTTTCGTGAAGATCGATAATAATTATGCAGGGTTTGTTTTGATTAATAGCCATAGCTACTTACATAAGGATGATAAAGCGAAATCTATCGCTGAATTTTTTATCATGAGAAAGTATCGGAGAAGGGGAAATGGTAAGAAGGCAGCAATTAAGATATTTGATATGTTTAGAGGACACTGGGAAGTTCTCCAGCATGGAAATAATGGTCCTTCTAAATCCTTTTGGAAGGGAGTTATTGAGGAATATACGAAGGGTAACTTTGAATTGCTTGATGTAGAAACGGAAGATTGGAAAGGCCAAGGATATATTTTTAATAATGGAGTGAGATAG